The following coding sequences lie in one Xanthomonas hyacinthi genomic window:
- a CDS encoding sensor histidine kinase has product MEQRSAALQRFLGGYARLARLPAPVPTAVALAPLCARVQRLLDDARIQLEVEPQLRLHADADQLEQVLINLLRNALESGGSAPVALRARRDGASALIEVLDGGAGLPPSDNLFVPFFTTKPGGSGIGLVLSRQILEAQGGSLSLRARMDAAGSVATLRLPLAPDGRE; this is encoded by the coding sequence ATCGAACAGCGCAGCGCGGCGCTGCAGCGCTTCCTCGGCGGCTATGCGCGCCTGGCCAGGCTGCCCGCGCCGGTGCCGACGGCGGTGGCGTTGGCGCCGCTGTGCGCGCGCGTGCAGCGGCTGCTCGACGATGCGCGGATCCAGCTCGAGGTCGAGCCGCAGTTGCGGCTGCACGCCGACGCCGACCAGCTCGAGCAGGTGCTGATCAACCTGCTGCGCAATGCGCTGGAATCCGGCGGCAGCGCGCCGGTGGCGCTGCGCGCGCGCCGCGACGGCGCCAGCGCGTTGATCGAGGTCCTCGACGGCGGCGCCGGGCTGCCGCCCAGCGACAACCTGTTCGTGCCGTTCTTCACCACCAAGCCCGGCGGATCGGGCATCGGCCTGGTGCTGTCGCGGCAGATCCTGGAGGCGCAGGGTGGCAGCCTGAGCCTGCGCGCACGTATGGATGCCGCCGGCAGCGTGGCCACGCTGCGCCTGCCGCTGGCGCCGGACGGCCGCGAGTGA